A genomic region of Synechococcus sp. NOUM97013 contains the following coding sequences:
- a CDS encoding efflux RND transporter periplasmic adaptor subunit — translation MRAFVLSCAMLCGGVQGFVVTPAALGHSGHGDEFVQNGEVGQVKASPEQDQLLGITTAAPQSELDGQLTLPTVAIVDANGKSLVFVRSGNTYDPVFVVLGAVKGDRTVVLEGVSANEQVVVSGALSLYAESQKKDRVPVEASPASTASAKPAQADDQSAQTRTPAWLLPGGVGVAVLVILAVGLSLRSRGSGSKQS, via the coding sequence ATGCGTGCGTTCGTTCTCAGCTGTGCAATGCTCTGCGGTGGTGTTCAGGGCTTTGTTGTTACCCCTGCCGCGCTGGGCCATTCCGGCCATGGCGATGAGTTCGTTCAGAACGGCGAGGTCGGTCAAGTGAAGGCCTCGCCTGAGCAGGATCAGCTCTTGGGCATCACCACTGCTGCACCGCAGAGCGAGCTTGATGGGCAGTTGACACTGCCGACTGTTGCCATCGTTGATGCAAATGGAAAATCACTGGTGTTCGTTCGCAGTGGCAACACCTATGACCCGGTCTTCGTCGTTCTTGGAGCTGTAAAGGGAGATCGCACGGTTGTTCTGGAGGGCGTCAGCGCCAATGAACAGGTGGTTGTTTCAGGTGCTCTCTCGCTTTATGCCGAGTCTCAGAAGAAGGATCGCGTTCCTGTTGAGGCAAGCCCAGCAAGCACCGCTTCGGCCAAGCCAGCTCAGGCTGACGATCAATCGGCACAAACCAGGACTCCGGCATGGCTACTCCCGGGAGGTGTTGGTGTTGCTGTGCTCGTGATCCTTGCTGTGGGATTGAGCCTTCGCAGCCGTGGTTCTGGATCCAAGCAAAGCTGA
- a CDS encoding FtsX-like permease family protein: protein MNVARVFFVRLVLRNISRRLVRSMVLITAVGLVAAMGFLSVLDLGGLQQSMELGFERLGADLLVVDRTAKVNLTQALLAVEPDTPALPMEVLEAAAQLPPSILLSTQRAVRGDAEFATNMGLSHGASIPLYGIDPEHDSTVQPWLNEQRGIDFQDGQVILGHRLRGRLGDRLRLQGQTFQIYGHLAASGVPSHEHGLFFTLRDLNNLVPSGDPDTLGINGLLVQAPPEFTIERLRFSLLAQLPDASVTGGRTLLAMVRQGGQLSLKLVSAFSVPLLSSVLLLISLYSFGIAAERRQELGLLLSLGATPRQLMGLLTAETSLLCAAGSGLGIGLASLLRQPLEQLLALRLLEAGLTLPHPSPAQLVRDGLVIWLLITAVGTIASALSALVLVGSDPLRLVQSDG from the coding sequence GTGAACGTCGCTCGGGTGTTTTTCGTACGACTCGTTCTCCGAAACATCAGCCGCCGCCTGGTCCGATCGATGGTGTTGATCACCGCGGTCGGACTCGTGGCGGCTATGGGGTTTCTCAGCGTGCTCGATCTGGGGGGATTGCAGCAATCCATGGAGCTCGGTTTCGAGCGTCTTGGCGCCGACTTGCTGGTGGTCGATCGCACCGCCAAGGTCAATCTCACGCAAGCGCTGTTGGCTGTTGAGCCCGATACGCCTGCTTTGCCAATGGAGGTGTTGGAGGCCGCAGCGCAACTGCCGCCGTCGATCCTTTTGAGCACTCAACGCGCTGTGCGAGGCGATGCCGAGTTCGCCACCAATATGGGCTTGTCTCACGGGGCCAGCATCCCGCTCTATGGAATCGACCCGGAGCACGACAGCACTGTGCAGCCCTGGCTGAATGAGCAGCGTGGCATTGACTTTCAAGATGGCCAGGTGATTCTCGGCCACCGATTGCGGGGGCGTCTCGGAGATCGACTTCGCTTGCAGGGGCAAACATTCCAGATCTACGGCCACTTGGCAGCAAGCGGTGTTCCTTCCCACGAGCATGGCCTGTTTTTCACACTCCGCGATCTCAACAACCTTGTTCCGAGTGGTGATCCGGACACCCTCGGCATCAACGGTCTGCTGGTGCAGGCGCCTCCGGAGTTCACGATTGAGCGATTGCGTTTCAGCTTGTTAGCTCAACTTCCTGATGCCTCGGTGACAGGAGGGCGGACCCTGCTGGCGATGGTGCGCCAGGGGGGGCAGTTGAGCCTGAAGCTGGTGAGTGCTTTCAGCGTCCCTTTGCTGAGCAGCGTTTTGCTGTTGATCAGCCTTTACAGCTTTGGCATCGCCGCTGAACGGCGGCAAGAGCTGGGGTTGCTGCTCAGTCTTGGGGCGACACCTCGGCAGTTGATGGGGTTACTCACCGCTGAGACCAGTCTTCTTTGCGCTGCGGGCAGTGGGTTGGGCATCGGGCTCGCTTCGCTCCTGCGTCAGCCGCTGGAGCAACTGCTTGCACTGCGCCTGCTCGAAGCAGGTCTCACGTTGCCCCATCCCTCCCCCGCGCAACTGGTTCGCGATGGGCTTGTGATCTGGCTTTTGATCACCGCGGTTGGGACCATCGCCTCGGCGCTGTCGGCGTTGGTGTTGGTGGGTTCCGATCCGCTGCGGTTGGTGCAGAGCGATGGGTGA
- a CDS encoding L,D-transpeptidase — protein sequence MSVRNRSWLGLSALAALACLTPSGVLAETVEREPDPIPPLAEPVTDAESMARVPNDLRLSVGLQLVLDRQHRQLLVLNDGVLTRRFPAAVGTVGWETPAGRFRVMQKVKEPVWTHPVSGQKRGPEDATNPLGSRWIGFYRDCKGREGWDGEQYLDIEGCTVAGFHGTPYRWTVGRAVSHGCVRLYEENVQEIFEMVRVGTPVTVLP from the coding sequence ATGTCTGTCCGCAATCGTTCATGGCTTGGGCTGTCCGCTCTTGCTGCGTTGGCATGCCTGACTCCGAGTGGAGTGCTGGCTGAGACGGTCGAGCGCGAACCCGACCCCATTCCCCCCCTGGCGGAACCGGTGACCGATGCGGAATCGATGGCCAGGGTTCCCAATGATCTGCGGCTCAGTGTGGGGTTGCAGCTGGTGCTGGATCGTCAGCACCGCCAACTGCTGGTGCTCAACGATGGTGTGTTGACGCGGAGGTTCCCCGCGGCTGTTGGCACGGTGGGTTGGGAAACCCCAGCGGGGCGTTTTCGGGTCATGCAGAAGGTGAAGGAGCCGGTCTGGACCCATCCAGTGAGCGGCCAGAAACGTGGTCCTGAGGATGCGACCAATCCTCTCGGCAGCCGTTGGATTGGCTTCTATCGCGATTGCAAGGGGCGTGAAGGTTGGGATGGCGAGCAGTACCTCGATATTGAGGGCTGCACGGTGGCTGGGTTCCACGGAACGCCCTACCGCTGGACGGTGGGACGAGCGGTCTCCCACGGTTGTGTGCGTCTTTACGAGGAAAACGTTCAGGAGATTTTTGAAATGGTGCGCGTTGGCACTCCCGTGACCGTCTTGCCGTAA
- the menB gene encoding 1,4-dihydroxy-2-naphthoyl-CoA synthase, which yields MADPVSSPVLPGDPGVIWHPWTQYEDIRLDRAEPGIARVAIDRPQKRNAFRPRTVAELCDAFARIRDDSSIGVVLLTGVGPADDGGYAFCAGGDQSVRGDGGYLDEQGLPRLNVLDLQRLIRSLPKVVIALVAGYAIGGGQVLHLLCDLSLAADNAVFGQTGPRVGSFDGGFGAGYLARVVGQRKAREIWFLCRRYGAEQALEMGLVNAVVPLEQLEAEGVRWAKEVLQHSPTAIRCLKAAFNAETDGLAGIQELAGQATHLFYRTEEGQEGRNAFLEKRDPDFSSSPWLP from the coding sequence ATGGCTGATCCGGTCTCATCCCCTGTGCTTCCCGGCGATCCTGGTGTGATCTGGCATCCCTGGACGCAATACGAGGACATCCGGCTGGATCGCGCCGAGCCAGGCATCGCCCGTGTGGCCATCGATCGCCCCCAGAAACGCAATGCCTTCCGCCCACGCACCGTGGCTGAGCTTTGCGATGCCTTCGCGCGCATCCGTGATGACAGCAGTATCGGGGTGGTGCTGCTCACCGGGGTCGGACCCGCGGATGACGGCGGCTATGCCTTCTGTGCCGGAGGTGATCAAAGCGTTCGCGGCGATGGTGGTTACCTCGATGAGCAGGGACTGCCACGCCTAAATGTGTTGGATCTGCAGCGTCTGATCCGCAGCCTTCCCAAGGTGGTGATCGCATTAGTGGCGGGCTATGCCATCGGCGGTGGACAGGTGCTGCACCTGCTCTGTGACCTCAGCCTGGCGGCGGACAACGCTGTGTTCGGGCAGACCGGACCGCGGGTGGGAAGCTTCGATGGAGGATTCGGCGCCGGGTATTTGGCTCGGGTGGTCGGACAGCGCAAAGCGAGGGAGATCTGGTTTCTCTGCCGCCGCTACGGCGCTGAGCAAGCACTGGAGATGGGTCTGGTGAATGCGGTGGTTCCCCTTGAGCAGCTTGAGGCTGAAGGCGTGCGTTGGGCCAAAGAGGTGCTGCAACACAGTCCAACGGCCATTCGTTGCCTGAAAGCCGCCTTCAATGCGGAAACCGATGGTTTGGCCGGCATCCAGGAGTTGGCAGGACAAGCCACCCACCTCTTCTATCGAACGGAGGAGGGGCAGGAGGGACGCAATGCCTTCCTGGAAAAACGAGATCCTGACTTCTCGTCCTCACCCTGGTTGCCGTAG
- a CDS encoding DUF4336 domain-containing protein: MAGAGVNPADQYWGFWPLLPLYPYGRRATHFEELIPGQVWSFEQLQGVYYVAVPIRLTVVKVPGGLMLVNPLPPTRELRAGIAALEAEYGSVRTIVLPTASGLEHKLPLGPLARAFPNAEVWVCPGQWSFPLQLPLSWLGVPARRTKVLLDDGVPHGDVCRWISLGPLDLGVGRFQEISCLHRPSGALLVTDALVGIAAEPPAVFDADPAPLLFHARDRGDQPLVDTPANRQRGWARLVLFASYLRPEPLEVPGILDVIRQAFKPGLRSARAHFGLYPFAWTPGWQDAAAVLIGDHSPKLQVAPVLERLVLPRAREALLEWLLELEQQLDLRWLVPAHYSAPLAFTPQVVFELRQQIEARIWAPSDGNWEFLGGIDQKLLDLGVVPQNPR; this comes from the coding sequence GTGGCTGGAGCTGGTGTAAATCCTGCTGATCAGTACTGGGGTTTTTGGCCGCTGCTGCCGTTGTATCCCTACGGCCGCCGTGCCACGCACTTTGAAGAGCTGATTCCTGGCCAGGTCTGGAGCTTCGAGCAGCTTCAGGGGGTGTATTACGTCGCCGTGCCGATTCGGCTCACAGTGGTGAAGGTGCCAGGCGGCTTGATGCTGGTGAATCCATTGCCGCCGACACGGGAACTTCGCGCTGGCATTGCTGCTCTAGAAGCTGAATATGGATCGGTGCGCACGATCGTCCTTCCCACCGCTTCAGGGTTGGAGCACAAGCTTCCCCTTGGTCCCCTGGCCCGCGCTTTCCCGAATGCGGAGGTGTGGGTGTGTCCAGGCCAGTGGAGTTTCCCGCTGCAGCTACCCCTGTCATGGCTTGGGGTGCCGGCCCGTCGCACCAAGGTGTTGCTCGACGATGGCGTTCCCCATGGCGATGTCTGCCGCTGGATCTCCCTTGGACCTCTTGATCTGGGCGTTGGTCGCTTTCAGGAGATCAGCTGTCTGCATCGCCCTTCGGGTGCCCTGCTGGTGACCGATGCCCTGGTGGGCATTGCTGCCGAACCTCCCGCTGTGTTTGATGCCGATCCCGCTCCCTTGCTGTTTCACGCCCGTGATCGGGGTGATCAACCGTTGGTTGACACACCGGCCAACAGGCAGAGGGGCTGGGCGCGCTTGGTGCTGTTTGCCTCGTATCTGCGTCCGGAACCCCTTGAGGTGCCTGGGATTCTTGATGTGATTCGCCAGGCGTTCAAGCCTGGGTTGCGTTCAGCACGGGCTCACTTCGGTTTGTATCCCTTCGCCTGGACACCGGGCTGGCAGGACGCTGCGGCCGTTCTGATCGGCGATCACAGCCCCAAACTGCAGGTGGCACCTGTGTTGGAACGGCTTGTGTTGCCGCGTGCCCGTGAAGCCCTGTTGGAGTGGCTGCTGGAGCTCGAGCAACAGCTGGATTTGCGGTGGCTGGTTCCAGCCCACTATTCAGCTCCGCTGGCCTTCACGCCGCAAGTGGTGTTTGAGCTTCGCCAACAGATTGAGGCGAGAATCTGGGCTCCCAGTGATGGCAACTGGGAATTCCTGGGGGGAATTGATCAAAAACTGCTGGATCTCGGTGTGGTTCCTCAGAATCCCCGCTAG
- the menD gene encoding 2-succinyl-5-enolpyruvyl-6-hydroxy-3-cyclohexene-1-carboxylic-acid synthase → MSGLSLATDNLRAAIRLLLQLQQLGLQHVVLCPGSRSAPLALAAGGLAERGLLDLVTAIDERSAGFHALGLAAASGRPVAVITTSGTAVANLLPAAVEADRSSIPLLFLTGDRPERLKNCGANQTVNQEDFLTSACRWMASGPVDGLHGLLAEELRSLTAQAWERSLQPPGPVHLNLPFEEPLHPSAEQQQQLWSRMAMPSDARVPLSRPAITPHRSGVLRGPDWSRPGVVVAGPWRGLAADLPAYQQALQELMDRTGWPLLADPLAAVPYQLSGLIRHWDLLLPTDLGDQFGSLQVLRLGPLPASRRLEAWLRFQGSGQWLITEGDARCLDPLGLSHQDSHGLARWWQANRDGVRFAPQRSADLLRGWQQADHRLHTRLQSLLPPAGAISEPALMTALPDCLPKRLPVMLAASSPVRDWQAFAAADIGARRCYSFRGASGIDGTLSLALGLAKVLGPTLLISGDLALQHDSNGWLLASASVLPLVVLLIDNGGGGIFGQLPIPATSPAAFDQLFAMPQRCDPLALAAAHGVPGRQISCLDDLPAALEWGLAQQSTVLLRVCTDRVDDAELRRHWRDALINASARGGTTDG, encoded by the coding sequence ATGTCTGGCCTGAGCCTCGCCACCGACAACCTGAGAGCAGCCATCCGACTGTTGCTGCAACTCCAGCAGCTTGGTCTTCAACACGTGGTGCTGTGCCCTGGTAGCCGATCAGCACCGCTGGCCCTCGCCGCCGGTGGACTGGCTGAGCGGGGCTTGCTGGATCTGGTGACGGCCATTGATGAGCGCTCAGCAGGGTTTCACGCCCTGGGTTTGGCAGCGGCTTCAGGCCGGCCTGTGGCCGTGATCACCACCTCCGGCACAGCGGTCGCCAACCTGCTGCCCGCAGCAGTCGAGGCCGACCGTTCCAGCATTCCCCTGCTGTTCCTGACGGGCGATCGCCCGGAACGTCTCAAGAACTGTGGCGCCAATCAGACGGTCAATCAGGAGGACTTTCTCACCAGTGCCTGCCGTTGGATGGCGAGTGGTCCCGTCGATGGTTTGCATGGACTGCTTGCTGAGGAGCTGCGCTCTTTGACAGCCCAGGCCTGGGAGCGGTCACTCCAACCCCCCGGTCCTGTGCATCTCAATCTTCCTTTTGAGGAGCCGCTGCATCCGAGTGCAGAGCAACAGCAGCAGCTCTGGTCGAGGATGGCGATGCCAAGCGATGCCCGGGTGCCCTTGTCTCGCCCGGCCATCACCCCACATCGCTCTGGCGTTTTGAGAGGTCCCGACTGGTCCCGCCCAGGTGTGGTGGTGGCAGGTCCATGGCGGGGACTGGCTGCAGATCTGCCGGCCTACCAGCAGGCCTTGCAAGAGCTGATGGACCGCACTGGCTGGCCGCTGCTGGCGGATCCGCTGGCTGCAGTCCCTTACCAGCTCTCTGGATTGATTCGCCACTGGGATCTACTGCTGCCCACTGATCTCGGTGATCAATTCGGTTCCCTTCAGGTGCTGCGCCTCGGACCTCTTCCGGCTAGCCGCCGGCTTGAGGCCTGGCTGCGCTTTCAGGGTTCGGGGCAATGGTTGATCACAGAGGGCGACGCCCGTTGCCTCGACCCACTCGGACTCAGCCACCAAGACAGCCATGGGCTTGCGCGCTGGTGGCAGGCCAACCGTGATGGTGTTCGCTTTGCACCGCAGCGCTCTGCTGACCTGCTCCGCGGTTGGCAGCAAGCCGATCACCGCCTTCACACCAGGCTGCAATCGCTGCTGCCTCCTGCAGGCGCCATCAGCGAGCCAGCGTTGATGACTGCTCTGCCGGATTGTCTGCCGAAGCGGCTGCCAGTGATGCTCGCAGCGAGTAGCCCAGTGCGGGATTGGCAGGCTTTTGCCGCAGCCGACATCGGCGCACGTCGTTGTTACAGCTTTCGTGGTGCCTCCGGCATTGATGGCACGTTGTCGCTGGCGCTTGGGTTGGCGAAAGTTCTTGGCCCGACTCTGTTGATTAGCGGAGATCTGGCCCTCCAGCACGACAGCAACGGTTGGTTGCTGGCCAGTGCATCGGTGCTGCCGCTGGTGGTGCTGCTGATCGACAACGGTGGCGGCGGCATCTTCGGCCAGCTGCCCATCCCTGCGACATCGCCTGCTGCGTTCGATCAACTGTTTGCGATGCCGCAACGCTGCGATCCGCTGGCTCTGGCTGCCGCCCATGGTGTGCCAGGCAGGCAGATCAGCTGTCTGGATGATCTCCCTGCAGCGCTCGAGTGGGGCTTGGCGCAGCAGTCCACCGTGCTGCTGCGGGTCTGCACCGACCGTGTTGACGATGCTGAGCTTCGTCGCCATTGGCGTGATGCGCTCATCAACGCATCAGCGCGGGGGGGTACAACGGATGGCTGA
- a CDS encoding DUF760 domain-containing protein, which produces MFNPEFLTTDNQDGQPVNGLIQYLQDQSPDVLQRVAKSASNDIQDIIRHNVQGLLGMLPGEQFEVKVTANRDNLANMLASAMMTGYFLRQMEQRKELEETLFGDDDMVIDDDIKL; this is translated from the coding sequence ATGTTCAACCCTGAGTTTTTGACCACCGACAACCAAGACGGCCAGCCTGTGAATGGCTTGATTCAGTACCTCCAGGATCAATCTCCTGATGTGCTGCAACGGGTCGCTAAGTCTGCAAGCAACGACATTCAAGACATCATTCGCCACAACGTTCAGGGCTTGCTGGGCATGCTCCCCGGCGAACAGTTTGAAGTGAAGGTGACGGCCAACCGCGACAACCTGGCCAACATGTTGGCCTCGGCGATGATGACCGGTTATTTCCTGCGCCAGATGGAGCAGCGCAAGGAGCTGGAGGAAACCCTCTTTGGTGATGACGACATGGTCATCGACGACGACATCAAGCTCTGA
- a CDS encoding YncE family protein translates to MTKSEQQSSGMSRRQSLQLGALSMLGLLTTGGAKAADAASSATATGNGATTGDAHKLVPDQGVRVTERPKDYITPKGLKVEREIVNISDLKFNLNGYDLGNRILVMPQKMGGGVNLLDLGTGRALASLWYWNYGDYNPISHHIQAFPSKNPYQEFEFINSCQGGMNSLIYGMPTSVTDPPPGFNMYRVRFNGDVMELEENISETTGLGLGVHTTIRPSDAKSYCISDGQKDIFAWFDRASTKVLQAFRYDWEGSSSDLADNWSGGGVLKIHRIKPNPLTDQFDLRGTKGIKINWEMVPMGELFVPEGKIPGPNVRALTGADAFVWHPSGKWGAEIIRMLGGCVIHEVENGMTPVAYCAFPSESPDTYPVEQIDEDTWQVVIDKVYSPGHELGFSPDGNHLVMMNNGLENSVGIFDSSDPDPTQWKKIKQIIDPTWGKRYPSPFHMAFTPDSKKMYLVVLNPAPGRSGIMVVDTATWTPIKELQNITQDMQSCTVTPDGKFLLVAVGGFQRYASGVFVLDVEKDEPVGFIPNPGGHHDLTLVPTSVNQLPFSRSCAM, encoded by the coding sequence ATGACAAAGTCCGAACAGCAGTCATCGGGTATGAGCAGGCGCCAGAGCCTTCAGCTCGGAGCCTTGTCGATGCTGGGACTGCTCACGACGGGAGGTGCAAAAGCTGCTGACGCGGCGTCTTCGGCGACGGCGACTGGCAATGGCGCCACGACCGGTGATGCTCACAAGCTCGTCCCCGACCAGGGGGTGCGTGTCACCGAACGCCCGAAGGATTACATCACACCCAAGGGGCTCAAGGTTGAGCGTGAAATTGTCAATATCAGTGATCTCAAATTCAATCTGAATGGTTACGACCTGGGCAATCGCATTCTTGTGATGCCGCAGAAGATGGGTGGAGGTGTCAATCTGCTCGATCTCGGCACTGGCCGTGCTTTGGCATCACTCTGGTATTGGAACTATGGGGATTACAACCCCATCAGTCACCATATTCAGGCTTTCCCGAGCAAGAACCCTTATCAGGAGTTTGAGTTCATCAACAGCTGCCAGGGCGGCATGAACTCCCTGATCTACGGGATGCCCACCTCGGTCACCGATCCCCCTCCCGGATTCAATATGTACCGCGTTCGCTTTAATGGCGATGTGATGGAGCTGGAGGAGAACATTTCCGAGACCACTGGACTTGGCTTGGGAGTGCACACCACCATTCGTCCCTCCGATGCGAAGAGTTACTGCATCTCCGATGGTCAGAAGGATATCTTTGCCTGGTTTGATCGCGCTTCAACCAAGGTTCTTCAAGCTTTCCGTTATGACTGGGAGGGTAGTTCCTCCGATCTGGCTGATAACTGGAGTGGTGGTGGTGTTTTGAAGATCCACCGCATTAAACCCAACCCGCTGACGGATCAATTTGATCTTCGTGGCACGAAAGGGATCAAGATCAACTGGGAAATGGTTCCCATGGGTGAACTCTTCGTGCCGGAAGGGAAAATCCCCGGACCGAATGTGCGAGCACTCACAGGTGCTGACGCATTTGTGTGGCATCCCAGTGGGAAATGGGGAGCCGAAATCATTCGAATGCTTGGTGGGTGTGTGATTCACGAGGTCGAGAATGGGATGACGCCTGTGGCCTACTGCGCCTTCCCGAGCGAGTCTCCAGACACCTACCCCGTTGAACAAATTGATGAAGACACATGGCAGGTGGTGATCGATAAGGTCTATTCACCAGGACATGAGCTTGGCTTCTCACCCGATGGCAATCATCTCGTGATGATGAATAACGGACTTGAGAACAGCGTCGGCATTTTTGACAGCTCAGATCCTGATCCCACCCAATGGAAAAAGATCAAGCAGATCATTGATCCCACCTGGGGGAAGCGCTACCCAAGCCCCTTCCATATGGCCTTCACTCCGGATAGCAAAAAGATGTACTTGGTGGTGCTGAATCCTGCACCAGGTCGCAGTGGAATCATGGTGGTGGATACAGCCACTTGGACTCCGATCAAAGAACTGCAGAACATCACGCAAGACATGCAGTCCTGCACGGTGACACCAGACGGAAAGTTTCTCCTCGTCGCTGTGGGTGGTTTCCAGCGCTACGCCTCAGGGGTGTTTGTGTTGGATGTGGAGAAGGATGAGCCTGTGGGCTTCATTCCCAACCCTGGAGGTCATCACGACCTCACCCTGGTGCCGACCAGCGTGAACCAGTTGCCCTTCTCCCGTTCCTGCGCCATGTGA
- a CDS encoding ABC transporter ATP-binding protein — translation MGPSPRRCRRWCWWVPIRCGWCRAMGECVLEASGLRRRYDTVGVLDASINVAACESVAVLGRSGSGKSTLVAMLAGLCRPQSGTVTLHIDQPCDLWSLTTAERCRLRRGPIGFVSQFTSLLPAFTTLENLMLPAQLAGKDGQLDLQAMALDGLKAVGLEHRRDTLASQLSGGEQRRAIVARGLMARPRLLLADEPTSNLDEASEEDVFRCIQQLCTSAGTALVMVTHNQELAKRCDRMLILDQGVLREPGSACVPAPARATKHPDGVHKDVADPQRRRLLLGGFTVAMALTGATGLATRALEQRKEVAHQAGNQIQRLAFSGLSAELTSVERMGSNGYRGTIAVENLDALQSLYLLPLDVQIYVQQGNRWNPFAATWSDASRGVVQLRQPEVLQFELRELPAQFTELVPGYLHVRVDVTYAIADGPDPEQNPVERRDSFFVYLLPLRPDAEKLAQNNFPGDPPLFIPMPPH, via the coding sequence TTGGGACCATCGCCTCGGCGCTGTCGGCGTTGGTGTTGGTGGGTTCCGATCCGCTGCGGTTGGTGCAGAGCGATGGGTGAGTGTGTGCTGGAGGCCAGCGGTCTGCGGCGTCGTTACGACACTGTTGGTGTGCTCGATGCCAGCATCAACGTCGCCGCCTGCGAGTCGGTGGCGGTGCTCGGTCGATCAGGCTCTGGCAAGTCCACGCTTGTGGCCATGCTGGCGGGACTGTGCCGGCCGCAATCGGGAACAGTGACGCTGCACATCGATCAACCTTGTGATCTGTGGAGCCTCACAACGGCTGAGCGCTGTCGGTTAAGGCGCGGTCCCATCGGGTTTGTCAGCCAGTTCACCAGCCTGTTGCCGGCCTTCACCACGCTTGAAAACCTCATGCTCCCGGCCCAACTGGCCGGAAAGGACGGCCAATTAGACCTTCAGGCCATGGCCTTGGATGGGCTGAAGGCCGTGGGTCTCGAGCATCGGCGTGACACCTTGGCATCTCAGCTCTCCGGGGGTGAGCAGAGACGAGCCATCGTTGCTCGTGGCTTGATGGCTCGACCGCGGCTGTTGCTAGCTGATGAACCCACCAGCAACCTGGATGAAGCCAGCGAAGAAGACGTGTTTCGCTGCATACAGCAGCTTTGCACCAGCGCAGGCACGGCACTGGTGATGGTGACCCACAACCAGGAGTTGGCGAAGCGCTGTGATCGCATGTTGATCTTGGATCAAGGTGTGTTGCGCGAGCCCGGCAGCGCCTGTGTTCCTGCACCCGCCAGAGCAACCAAACACCCCGATGGAGTTCACAAGGATGTTGCCGATCCGCAGCGACGTCGTCTGCTATTGGGAGGCTTCACCGTTGCCATGGCACTGACGGGAGCCACCGGGTTGGCAACGCGTGCTCTTGAGCAGCGGAAGGAGGTGGCTCACCAAGCTGGCAATCAAATTCAGCGTTTGGCTTTCAGTGGTCTCTCCGCTGAACTGACCAGCGTGGAACGGATGGGATCCAATGGGTACCGGGGCACGATCGCGGTGGAGAACCTTGATGCTCTGCAGTCGCTCTATCTGCTGCCCTTAGACGTGCAGATCTACGTCCAGCAGGGCAACCGATGGAATCCTTTTGCGGCCACCTGGAGTGACGCCAGCCGTGGAGTTGTGCAGCTGCGTCAACCTGAAGTCCTGCAATTTGAACTGCGCGAGCTGCCGGCGCAATTCACGGAATTGGTTCCGGGCTACCTCCATGTTCGCGTCGACGTCACCTATGCCATCGCCGATGGTCCTGATCCTGAACAGAACCCCGTCGAGCGACGGGACTCGTTCTTCGTTTACCTGCTGCCACTCCGGCCTGATGCTGAAAAACTGGCCCAGAACAATTTTCCAGGGGATCCTCCACTGTTCATTCCGATGCCTCCCCATTAA
- the lepB gene encoding signal peptidase I, whose protein sequence is MSDQSTQSNQHRGGWRSLLVWVLLALLLRWQVMEPRWIPSGSMLPTLQLQDRILVEKLRPRLERLRHQALPLNSVVVFRVPEQLVQAGYDPDAALIKRVVGRPGDQLEVKEGQLFRNGSLVEEPWIAEPIDYAMAPVEVPQGELWVMGDNRNASLDSHLWGPLPEDDVIGTAVWRYWPLQRFGPIRFSQPSSTVTMSPAAIRSVT, encoded by the coding sequence ATGAGCGATCAGTCCACGCAATCGAATCAACACCGCGGTGGCTGGCGATCGCTGCTGGTGTGGGTGCTGCTGGCTCTGCTGCTGCGCTGGCAGGTGATGGAGCCACGCTGGATTCCCTCCGGCTCGATGCTGCCGACCCTGCAACTGCAGGACCGAATCCTGGTGGAGAAACTGCGTCCACGGCTTGAGCGCCTGCGGCATCAAGCCTTGCCGCTCAACAGCGTCGTGGTGTTCCGCGTCCCCGAACAGCTGGTGCAGGCGGGCTATGACCCAGACGCAGCCTTGATCAAACGGGTGGTGGGTCGACCGGGTGACCAGCTGGAGGTGAAAGAGGGACAGCTGTTTAGAAACGGAAGCCTCGTTGAGGAACCGTGGATCGCGGAGCCGATTGATTACGCCATGGCTCCCGTTGAAGTGCCCCAGGGTGAACTGTGGGTGATGGGAGACAACCGCAATGCCAGCCTGGATTCTCACCTTTGGGGCCCGCTGCCAGAAGACGATGTCATTGGCACCGCGGTTTGGCGTTATTGGCCCCTCCAACGGTTCGGTCCAATACGGTTCTCCCAACCGTCATCAACTGTGACGATGAGCCCAGCTGCGATAAGGTCTGTGACATGA